Proteins from a genomic interval of Lolium perenne isolate Kyuss_39 chromosome 1, Kyuss_2.0, whole genome shotgun sequence:
- the LOC127330768 gene encoding uncharacterized mitochondrial protein AtMg00810-like, protein MGAPCTFNHLGFVASQSNVSLFIYRHDTDLAYLLLYVDDIILTASTPQLLKHITGLLHREFSMTDLGALSYFLGISVTRMSSGMLLSQRQYAAADLLQRAGMLDCNPSVTPIDTRCKLSADEGPLLADRTEYRSFAGALQYLTLTRPDIAHAVQKACLYMHAPREPHLNLVKRILRYIKGSLDLGLRLHATPASTLTAYSDADWAGCPDTRRSTSGYCVYLGDNLVSWSSKRQATVSRSSAEAEYRVVAHAVVECCWIQQLVQELHHPLHSATVVFCDNVSAVTMASNPVQHSRTKHINIDIHFVREKVCLGQIRVLHVPSSLQFADIMTKGLPSQLFLDFRYSLCVRPPDALTAAGC, encoded by the coding sequence atgggggctccatgcactttcaaccaTCTCGGCTTCGTCGCCTCTCAGTCGAATGTGTCCCTCTTCATCTATCGACACGACACCGACCTCGCGTACCTCTTAttgtacgtcgacgacatcattcTCACTGCCTCGACGCCGCAGCTGCTCAAGCACATCACCGGCCTTCTACATCGAGAGTTCTCTATGACGGATCTCGGGGCTCTCTCTTATTTCCTCGGGATTTCTGTCACACGGATGTCAAGTGGGATGCTACTTTCTCAGCGTCAGTATGCTGCTGCTGATCTTCTCCAACGCGCCGGCATGCTCGACTGCAACCCCAGTGTCACTCCTATTGACACGCGTTGCAAGCTCTCCGCTGATGAGGGCCCTCTTCTGGCTGATCGTACGGAGTACCGCAGCTTTGCAGGGGCTCTACAGTATCTCACCCTGACTCGCCCCGATATTGCTCATGCGGTTCAGAAGGCCTGTCTGTACATGCATGCACCTCGCGAGCCTCATCTCAACTTGGTCAAGAGGATACTTCGCTACATCAAGGGTTCTCTTGATCTTGGGCTACGTCTTCATGCGACGCCAGCATCTACTCTCACGGCCTACTCTGACGCCGATTGGGCCGGTTGCCCGGACACACGGCGTTCCACTTCGGGCTACTGTGTATACCTTGGCGACAATCTGGTCTCGTGGTCCTCCAAGCGACAAGCTACAGTTTCCCGCTCCAGCGCTGAGGCGGAATATCGCGTTGTTGCTCATGCTGTCGTCGAGTGTTGTTGGATCCAACAGTTGGTTCAGGAGCTTCATCACCCCCTCCACTCAGCCACCGTTGTCTTTTGTGACAATGTCAGTGCAGTCACCATGGCATCGAACCCGGTTCAGCACAGCCGTACTAAGCATATCAATATCGACATCCACTTTGTCAGGGAGAAGGTGTGTCTCGGTCAGATACGGGTTCTCCATGTCCCCTCCTCGCTGCAGTTCGCCGACATCATGACCAAAGGGCTCCCCTCGCAGCTCTTCTTGGACTTCCGGTACAGTCTATGCGTTCGTCCGCCCGACGCACTGACTGCGGCGGGATGTTAG
- the LOC127348605 gene encoding beta-glucuronosyltransferase GlcAT14A: MGLGGARGGIGGGGAGSGERWRWILFLSLVSVSFLLSFLFLFLSAYSSPTRLRLPGLTTAHAAAGVRRGPDALPCLAYFLIGARGDGPRLLRLLLAVYHPRNRYVLHLSADASNDERRDLAAGVAAAAPAAVAFANVAVVGTPTAGTPVGSSGLAGTLRAAAVLLRLHPDWDWFLTLNAADYPLVTQDDLIHALSYVPREFNFIDHTSDVGEKESEKVQSMIVDAGIYLSGRTNFFRASQKRPTPDAFKFFTGSPWVILNRRFIEYCILGWENLPRVLLMYFNNVVLPQEGYFHSVICNSVDFRNSTVNNDLRYKVWDEPPQTEPLFLNMAHYDEMVNSGQPFARRFQKKEPLLDKIDDKLLRRPGHGPVPGAWCSGRKGWFVDSCSQWSDVNVVKPGPQALKLQQYINRTLEEANSGAKSCRR; this comes from the exons ATGGGATTAGGGGGCGCGAGAGGCGGCATCGGGGGAGGGGGCGCCGGCTCGGGCGAGAGGTGGCGGTGGATCCTCTTCCTCTCGCTGGTCTCCGTCTCCTTCCTCCTCtcgttcctcttcctcttcctctccgCCTACTCCTCCCCgacgcgcctccgcctcccgggcctCACAaccgcccacgccgccgccggcgtCCGCCGTGGCCCCGACGCGCTGCCCTGCCTCGCGTACTTCCTCATCGGCGCCCGGGGCGACGGGCCTCGCCTCCTCCGGCTACTCCTCGCCGTCTACCACCCCCGGAACCGCTACGTCCTCCACCTCTCGGCCGACGCCTCCAACGACGAGCGCCGGGACCTCGCTGCCGGGGTCGCCGCCGCTGCGCCCGCCGCTGTCGCGTTCGCCAACGTCGCGGTCGTGGGCACGCCCACCGCGGGGACGCCTGTCGGGTCCTCCGGCCTGGCCGGCACGCTACGCGCCGCGGCCGTTCTGCTCCGCCTCCACCCCGACTGGGATTGGTTCCTCACCCTCAACGCCGCCGATTACCCCCTCGTCACCCAGGATG ACTTGATTCATGCCTTATCATATGTTCCAAGGGAATTCAACTTCATTGATCACACTAGTGACGTTGGAGAGAAAGA ATCTGAAAAAGTGCAATCAATGATAGTGGATGCTGGAATATACTTGTCAGGGAGGACCAACTTTTTCCGAGCCTCACAGAAAAGACCAACTCCAGATGCTTTTAAGTTCTTCACAG GTTCTCCATGGGTTATTCTAAATCGGCGGTTTATAGAGTATTGTATTCTTGGCTGGGAGAATCTTCCTCGGGTTCTTCTCATGTACTTCAACAACGTAGTGCTGCCTCAGGAAGGATACTTCCACTCAGTCATATGCAACTCGGTTGATTTCCGTAATTCCACTGTGAACAATGATTTGAGGTACAAGGTGTGGGATGAACCACCTCAGACAGAGCCCCTATTTCTGAACATGGCACATTATGATGAGATGGTGAACAGCGGACAGCCTTTTGCAAGGCGTTTTCAGAAGAAGGAACCATTGCTGGACAAGATCGATGACAAACTACTCAGGCGTCCTGGGCATGGGCCTGTTCCTGGTGCCTGGTGCTCAGGCAGGAAGGGCTGGTTCGTTGACTCATGTTCCCAGTGGAGTGACGTGAACGTTGTGAAACCTGGTCCTCAGGCCTTGAAGTTGCAGCAATATATCAATCGGACATTGGAAGAAGCAAATTCTGGCGCAAAATCATGCAGGCGATAG
- the LOC127336464 gene encoding uncharacterized protein: MAPLWSRPAAATENAPAEDVESSDCGICFLPFDCEAPPIFQCDAGHVICSSCRDMLEQPEGRCHVCCGKAACRGSRRAHGRDVWPEYYGSRIRSRARRGPCRCPGDCDFVGSAAELLCHFVSVHNWPCTNGVLAGDTISVRLRDGVNIVAVDCVAASDDDDNRRGIAGRYLLALVVVELEDEGVTMGRSVSGFCIRPRVAAFDRRSLWPAKDAQCQLCLSYTRNVYAAANDGILVRRHHQKTNASVACSDLARGLPGRDGWFKADVLLSDDLDDNEETVEVNLRIIIS, translated from the exons ATGGCGCCCCTGTGGTCGCGCCCCGCCGCCGCGACCGAGAACGCGCCGGCAGAAGACGTCGAATCCAGCGACTGCGGCATCTGCTTCCTCCCGTTCGATTGCGAAGCGCCGCCGATCTTCCAG TGCGACGCCGGGCATGTGATCTGCTCGTCCTGCCGGGACATGCTGGAGCAGCCGGAGGGAAGGTGCCACGTGTGCTGCGGCAAGGCCGCTTGCCGCGGATCCCGCCGGGCCCACGGCCGCGACGTCTGGCCGGAATACTACGGCTCACGCATCCGCAGCCGCGCGCGCCGTGGACCGTGCCGCTGCCCCGGCGACTGCGACTTCGTCGGCTCCGCGGCGGAGCTTCTCTGCCACTTCGTCAGCGTGCACAACTGGCCGTGCACCAACGGGGTGCTCGCCGGGGACACCATCTCCGTCCGCCTCCGGGATGGCGTCAACATCGTCGCAGTTGACTGCGTCGCCGcctccgacgacgacgacaacCGCCGGGGCATCGCCGGACGGTACCTGCTCGCGCTGGTGGTGGTCGAGCTGGAGGATGAGGGCGTGACGATGGGCCGCAGCGTCTCCGGTTTCTGCATCCGCCCCCGCGTGGCCGCCTTCGACCGGCGCTCGTTGTGGCCAGCCAAGGACGCGCAGTGCCAGCTCTGCCTCTCCTACACGCGCAACGTCTACGCCGCCGCCAATGACGGCATTCTGGTGCGGCGCCACCACCAGAAGACCAACGCCAGCGTGGCCTGCAGCGATCTCGCCCGTGGGCTGCCTGGCCGCGACGGCTGGTTCAAGGCCGATGTCTTGCTGTCCGACGACCTCGACGACAACGAGGAGACCGTCGAGGTCAACCTTAGGATTATCATCAGCTAG